A section of the Hirschia baltica ATCC 49814 genome encodes:
- a CDS encoding TonB-dependent receptor plug domain-containing protein translates to MKNQSKSVSHYRRVLRNSLFGSSAILAASICLGSVAVAQDVQEEEAEGQQVLDVITVTGSRLADRGYDAPTPVTILGEEEFVLSGTQNVESLLLDTPQFSGNQTEGPKANTVQAGAPVGVSTLNLRNFGATRNLVLVNGRRFAITGPAMTTDINTIPAALIKQTEVVTGGSSAVYGSDAITGVVNFLLKDDFEGVELNAQSAWDSPTSTPTYSVDLTLGGNFDNDRGNLTASIGYLNRGGMTLAERGDWAAQGLSDGCVTAASYSDSGAGTALSVPSGQTCEEAGGRLGFVTGGSSAVPNGRIGGLPTFGSAGSDATFDAALAAAGLQDMTSLGAIFDQTGTSVRPFLDPDDRFDLSPNSYLVTPQERWMGNVFGHYDFNEKATGYMELHYSTNISDVQIAPTNATGNFLVETDNPYLSTEMQNILTLLDARETGTTTINRGTFSMDTTANDGLAILNYNRRFNDLPTRSANADHSVFRTAIGLRGELGDVSDSFLRELSYDTYYSFARTSETIVQRGSVSLSRIQGAMLSNGGNAPLLNPFGQNISAAAAEEIGVTSISKIDAEQEVFVANLTGVAFDMPAGPVDFALGFETRDATSAYTPDRFLSSGDVSGWNAAEATSGGQSVKEIFGEVRVPIIADQPGFERLNLNGAFRVSDYDSPGIEDAVWTYSTGVEWAVTTDLSFRGQFQHAIRAPNVGELYGGQGTDGPSAVDPCSSLQPAADQTDAVRAVCEATGVPTNLVFDASVQPSPFLTQVRGGNENLSPEESDTVTLGMIYEPSWFEGFVLSVDYFDIELEDAIAPLGGGGIQNVLNLCYNVLQDANSVYCQAVNRDTQTGEITGPDNVLTTNANIGGIKTSGLDVQARYRFDTDWGLFDGGSSWEINTAWTYTDEFTVTPIQELPELTNECVATWGGTCGQPLPEFKGNARLTWSSGPALVSLRGRYIGELTHDSIAVPRARGESFTDPSTVVTPTIDPILYWDLTGGYEFGENTKFTAGVRNLLDEDPPVLGSYALGGGNTIPATYDVQGRVLFVSVNQRF, encoded by the coding sequence ATGAAAAATCAAAGCAAATCGGTGAGTCATTATAGGCGAGTACTTCGCAACTCATTGTTTGGAAGTAGTGCTATTTTAGCAGCGAGCATATGTTTAGGAAGTGTGGCAGTTGCTCAAGATGTTCAAGAAGAGGAAGCTGAAGGCCAGCAAGTTCTTGATGTTATTACGGTAACAGGTTCTCGCCTTGCCGATCGGGGATATGACGCGCCTACACCTGTGACAATTTTGGGTGAAGAAGAATTCGTTCTGTCAGGTACGCAGAATGTTGAGAGCCTCCTTCTAGATACTCCGCAATTTAGTGGAAACCAAACTGAAGGCCCTAAAGCCAACACTGTTCAAGCGGGCGCACCGGTAGGTGTATCGACGCTGAACCTTCGCAATTTTGGCGCGACACGTAACCTTGTCCTCGTGAATGGTCGTCGCTTTGCGATTACTGGTCCAGCGATGACGACGGACATCAATACAATTCCAGCTGCGTTGATCAAACAGACTGAAGTCGTGACGGGTGGATCGTCTGCCGTTTATGGTTCTGATGCGATAACAGGGGTTGTAAACTTCCTGCTCAAAGATGATTTTGAAGGTGTTGAACTAAACGCTCAATCTGCCTGGGATTCTCCGACCAGCACACCGACATATAGTGTCGACCTAACGCTTGGTGGTAATTTTGACAATGACCGCGGTAATTTGACTGCATCCATCGGATATTTAAATCGCGGGGGCATGACTTTAGCCGAGCGCGGTGATTGGGCAGCTCAAGGCCTAAGTGATGGATGTGTGACTGCTGCTTCTTATAGTGACAGCGGCGCTGGTACGGCTTTAAGTGTTCCTTCTGGACAAACGTGTGAAGAAGCAGGTGGACGCCTTGGTTTCGTGACGGGTGGTTCTAGTGCAGTACCAAATGGTCGTATTGGTGGATTGCCAACATTTGGGTCTGCTGGCTCTGACGCGACGTTTGACGCCGCTTTGGCTGCGGCCGGTCTTCAGGACATGACATCACTTGGTGCTATTTTTGACCAAACAGGCACAAGCGTTCGTCCATTTTTAGATCCAGATGACCGTTTTGATTTGTCACCGAACTCGTATCTTGTGACACCACAAGAACGTTGGATGGGAAATGTCTTTGGGCATTATGATTTCAACGAAAAAGCAACTGGTTATATGGAGTTGCACTATAGCACCAACATTTCGGACGTGCAGATTGCACCGACAAATGCGACTGGGAATTTCCTTGTTGAGACAGATAACCCATATTTAAGCACAGAGATGCAAAACATCCTGACTTTGCTTGATGCGCGTGAAACTGGAACGACGACAATCAATCGCGGTACGTTCAGCATGGACACGACTGCAAATGATGGTCTGGCAATTTTAAACTACAACCGTCGTTTCAACGACTTGCCGACACGTTCCGCGAATGCTGATCATTCTGTATTCCGCACAGCGATTGGTTTGCGTGGTGAGCTGGGGGATGTGTCTGATTCTTTCTTGAGAGAACTTAGCTATGATACATATTACAGCTTCGCCAGAACATCTGAAACAATTGTGCAAAGAGGGTCTGTCTCTTTAAGTCGTATTCAAGGTGCCATGCTTTCAAACGGCGGAAATGCGCCATTGCTGAACCCGTTTGGTCAAAATATTTCTGCCGCTGCAGCTGAAGAAATTGGTGTGACTTCAATCTCCAAGATTGATGCAGAACAGGAAGTCTTTGTTGCGAATCTGACAGGTGTTGCATTTGATATGCCTGCTGGACCAGTGGACTTTGCACTTGGGTTTGAAACACGCGACGCGACATCAGCTTACACACCAGACCGCTTTTTGAGTTCTGGCGATGTGTCAGGTTGGAATGCGGCAGAAGCCACGAGTGGTGGTCAATCTGTAAAAGAGATCTTCGGTGAGGTTCGCGTTCCCATTATTGCAGATCAACCCGGATTTGAGCGGTTGAACCTGAATGGTGCTTTCCGTGTGTCAGATTATGACTCGCCCGGAATTGAAGATGCAGTTTGGACATATTCAACTGGTGTGGAATGGGCCGTTACAACTGACTTGTCTTTCCGTGGTCAGTTCCAGCATGCAATTAGAGCTCCTAATGTGGGTGAATTGTATGGTGGACAAGGAACAGATGGCCCAAGTGCTGTTGATCCATGTTCGTCATTGCAACCAGCCGCAGATCAGACCGACGCTGTTCGCGCAGTGTGTGAAGCAACGGGTGTTCCAACAAACCTCGTCTTTGATGCATCTGTTCAACCATCACCATTCCTAACTCAGGTGAGAGGCGGAAATGAAAATCTAAGCCCTGAAGAATCTGATACTGTAACTTTAGGTATGATCTATGAACCAAGCTGGTTTGAAGGTTTTGTACTAAGTGTTGATTACTTCGATATCGAATTGGAAGATGCGATTGCTCCACTTGGTGGTGGCGGAATTCAGAACGTGTTGAACCTTTGTTATAATGTTCTGCAAGATGCCAATAGTGTTTATTGTCAGGCCGTGAACAGAGACACACAAACAGGTGAAATTACCGGTCCAGATAATGTTCTTACAACGAATGCGAACATTGGTGGAATTAAGACGTCTGGTCTGGATGTTCAGGCTAGATATCGCTTCGACACAGATTGGGGTCTGTTTGACGGTGGTAGTTCTTGGGAGATTAACACAGCATGGACTTACACTGATGAGTTCACTGTTACTCCTATTCAGGAATTGCCAGAACTTACCAATGAATGTGTGGCCACATGGGGTGGAACTTGTGGACAACCATTGCCTGAATTCAAAGGGAATGCGCGTCTAACTTGGAGCTCAGGTCCTGCGCTTGTGTCTCTGCGTGGACGTTATATCGGCGAGTTAACACATGATTCCATTGCGGTGCCGCGTGCACGTGGTGAAAGTTTCACTGATCCAAGCACTGTCGTCACTCCAACAATCGACCCGATCCTTTATTGGGATTTAACGGGTGGATATGAATTTGGTGAGAACACCAAATTTACAGCAGGTGTTCGTAACCTGCTGGATGAAGACCCACCTGTTCTTGGTTCGTATGCTCTAGGAGGTGGTAACACAATCCCAGCAACATATGATGTCCAAGGGCGTGTGCTATTCGTCAGCGTTAATCAGCGTTTCTAG